One genomic segment of Coffea arabica cultivar ET-39 chromosome 6e, Coffea Arabica ET-39 HiFi, whole genome shotgun sequence includes these proteins:
- the LOC113695487 gene encoding cytochrome P450 93A3-like isoform X1, with amino-acid sequence MANSSDVLFYGLLFFIWFATTTFFRYVLKQRKNGSKQIRHPPSPPSLPIIGHLHLLGSVASKSYQTLANQYGPLIRLRVVSSSVVVVSNAAIAKEFLKNNEMNFVSRPQFGAADFNIYAGSEFVNAEYGPYWRFMKKLCMTELLSVTQVNRFVDIRRQEMMKLLKILVGFSEERKACNLGVELMTTTNNVITRMAMSTRCTPALDEGRRLWEFVKEILQLSPKFALGELFGPIGKLDLFGYGKRVKALISKFDSLVEKIMVEHENELNSSNKERKDMMDILLEIHRDKKAEVKLSRTDIKSFLMLHRKNGQELFMAGTETVSVALTWTLAELINHPKVFQQLRDEINTVVGSKRLVQESDVPKLLYLQAVVKESLRLHAPAPLIFRRCGEDCKINGYDILANERVAFNVFAIMRDPSSWDNPLEFQPERFMVGSKGAYDDYQMDIKGQNFNIFPFGSGRRGCPGASLSLAVVHSAVALLVQCFDFTVQGGEKIKMEEGSGLSAGLAHPLMCYATPHLNPLELVVNCS; translated from the exons ATGGCCAACTCCTCAGACGTTCTTTTCTACGGCCTTTTGTTCTTCATTTGGTTCGCTACCACCACCTTCTTCCGTTATGTTCTAAAGCAACGAAAAAATGGTTCTAAACAAATTCGACACCCTCCAAGCCCTCCATCACTGCCCATCATAGGCCATCTTCACCTGCTTGGCTCCGTAGCATCCAAGAGTTACCAAACCTTAGCCAATCAATACGGGCCGCTCATTCGGCTCCGTGTCGTTTCATCCTCAGTTGTTGTTGTCTCCAACGCTGCCATTgctaaagagttcttgaaaaataatgagatgaattttgtgtccAGGCCACAATTCGGGGCTGCAGATTTTAATATCTATGCTGGCTCTGAATTTGTTAACGCGGAATACGGCCCCTACTGGCGTTTCATGAAGAAACTTTGCATGACTGAGCTTCTTTCCGTGACACAAGTCAACCGGTTTGTTGACATCAGGAGGCAAGAGATGATGAAGTTGTTGAAGATTCTTGTTGGCTTTTCAGAAGAAAGGAAGGCTTGTAATTTGGGAGTGGAACTTATGACCACGACTAATAATGTGATTACCAGGATGGCTATGAGCACCAGATGCACGCCTGCTCTGGATGAAGGTAGGCGCCTATGGGAGTTTGTCAAGGAGATTCTTCAGCTTTCGCCCAAATTTGCTTTGGGAGAATTATTTGGTCCTATAGGCAAACTTGATTTGTTTGGATATGGGAAGAGGGTCAAGGCCTTGATCTCGAAGTTTGATTCATTGGTGGAGAAGATAATGGTGGAACATGAGAACGAGTTGAACTCCTCTAATAAGGAAAGGAAGGACATGATGGATATTCTCCTGGAGATTCACAGGGATAAAAAGGCTGAAGTCAAGCTGAGTAGAACTGACATAAAATCCTTTCTTATG CTTCATCGAAAAAATGGACAGGAACTTTTCATGGCAGGCACTGAAACAGTAAGTGTGGCACTGACTTGGACGCTAGCAGAGCTCATAAATCATCCAAAGGTGTTCCAGCAGCTTAGAGATGAAATCAATACCGTTGTGGGATCAAAAAGACTAGTCCAAGAATCTGATGTTCCAAAGCTTCTTTACCTGCAAGCAGTTGTTAAAGAAAGCCTAAGACTACATGCTCCTGCACCCTTGATATTTCGTCGATGTGGTGAAGATTGCAAGATCAACGGCTATGATATCTTGGCTAATGAGAGGGTAGCATTCAATGTCTTTGCTATTATGAGGGACCCAAGTTCATGGGACAATCCGCTCGAATTTCAACCAGAAAGGTTCATGGTGGGATCTAAAGGCGCTTATGATGATTACCAGATGGATATTAAGGGacaaaatttcaatatttttccaTTTGGGAGTGGAAGAAGAGGGTGCCCTGGTGCATCACTTTCCTTAGCAGTGGTTCATTCAGCAGTTGCCCTGCTTGTTCAGTGCTTTGATTTTACAGTGCAGGGAggagaaaagataaaaatggaAGAGGGGTCTGGTTTATCTGCTGGCTTGGCTCATCCACTTATGTGCTATGCTACTCCACATCTTAATCCTTTGGAATTAGTTGTTAATTGCAGCTAG
- the LOC113695487 gene encoding cytochrome P450 93A3-like isoform X2: MANSSDVLFYGLLFFIWFATTTFFRYVLKQRKNGSKQIRHPPSPPSLPIIGHLHLLGSVASKSYQTLANQYGPLIRLRVVSSSVVVVSNAAIAKEFLKNNEMNFVSRPQFGAADFNIYAGSEFVNAEYGPYWRFMKKLCMTELLSVTQVNRFVDIRRQEMMKLLKILVGFSEERKACNLGVELMTTTNNVITRMAMSTRCTPALDEGRRLWEFVKEILQLSPKFALGELFGPIGKLDLFGYGKRVKALISKFDSLVEKIMVEHENELNSSNKERKDMMDILLEIHRDKKAEVKLSRTDIKSFLMELFMAGTETVSVALTWTLAELINHPKVFQQLRDEINTVVGSKRLVQESDVPKLLYLQAVVKESLRLHAPAPLIFRRCGEDCKINGYDILANERVAFNVFAIMRDPSSWDNPLEFQPERFMVGSKGAYDDYQMDIKGQNFNIFPFGSGRRGCPGASLSLAVVHSAVALLVQCFDFTVQGGEKIKMEEGSGLSAGLAHPLMCYATPHLNPLELVVNCS; encoded by the exons ATGGCCAACTCCTCAGACGTTCTTTTCTACGGCCTTTTGTTCTTCATTTGGTTCGCTACCACCACCTTCTTCCGTTATGTTCTAAAGCAACGAAAAAATGGTTCTAAACAAATTCGACACCCTCCAAGCCCTCCATCACTGCCCATCATAGGCCATCTTCACCTGCTTGGCTCCGTAGCATCCAAGAGTTACCAAACCTTAGCCAATCAATACGGGCCGCTCATTCGGCTCCGTGTCGTTTCATCCTCAGTTGTTGTTGTCTCCAACGCTGCCATTgctaaagagttcttgaaaaataatgagatgaattttgtgtccAGGCCACAATTCGGGGCTGCAGATTTTAATATCTATGCTGGCTCTGAATTTGTTAACGCGGAATACGGCCCCTACTGGCGTTTCATGAAGAAACTTTGCATGACTGAGCTTCTTTCCGTGACACAAGTCAACCGGTTTGTTGACATCAGGAGGCAAGAGATGATGAAGTTGTTGAAGATTCTTGTTGGCTTTTCAGAAGAAAGGAAGGCTTGTAATTTGGGAGTGGAACTTATGACCACGACTAATAATGTGATTACCAGGATGGCTATGAGCACCAGATGCACGCCTGCTCTGGATGAAGGTAGGCGCCTATGGGAGTTTGTCAAGGAGATTCTTCAGCTTTCGCCCAAATTTGCTTTGGGAGAATTATTTGGTCCTATAGGCAAACTTGATTTGTTTGGATATGGGAAGAGGGTCAAGGCCTTGATCTCGAAGTTTGATTCATTGGTGGAGAAGATAATGGTGGAACATGAGAACGAGTTGAACTCCTCTAATAAGGAAAGGAAGGACATGATGGATATTCTCCTGGAGATTCACAGGGATAAAAAGGCTGAAGTCAAGCTGAGTAGAACTGACATAAAATCCTTTCTTATG GAACTTTTCATGGCAGGCACTGAAACAGTAAGTGTGGCACTGACTTGGACGCTAGCAGAGCTCATAAATCATCCAAAGGTGTTCCAGCAGCTTAGAGATGAAATCAATACCGTTGTGGGATCAAAAAGACTAGTCCAAGAATCTGATGTTCCAAAGCTTCTTTACCTGCAAGCAGTTGTTAAAGAAAGCCTAAGACTACATGCTCCTGCACCCTTGATATTTCGTCGATGTGGTGAAGATTGCAAGATCAACGGCTATGATATCTTGGCTAATGAGAGGGTAGCATTCAATGTCTTTGCTATTATGAGGGACCCAAGTTCATGGGACAATCCGCTCGAATTTCAACCAGAAAGGTTCATGGTGGGATCTAAAGGCGCTTATGATGATTACCAGATGGATATTAAGGGacaaaatttcaatatttttccaTTTGGGAGTGGAAGAAGAGGGTGCCCTGGTGCATCACTTTCCTTAGCAGTGGTTCATTCAGCAGTTGCCCTGCTTGTTCAGTGCTTTGATTTTACAGTGCAGGGAggagaaaagataaaaatggaAGAGGGGTCTGGTTTATCTGCTGGCTTGGCTCATCCACTTATGTGCTATGCTACTCCACATCTTAATCCTTTGGAATTAGTTGTTAATTGCAGCTAG